tttatcattcctgataggaccaccgctaggataccttccgcgagagttgttatcacaattttgatcgcgcgaacgatcatcgtcgtccttcctctcgttgcgtgagctagctgttgggatgtcattatcttcgccactccacatatagtcgtggcattcattaagcgcctcagcataagtttttgggactgtatggcgcagacgccttaccagtgttggatgacgttctgagtttataccatgtatgagtccgaaaATCTgctgctctggtttgagatctggtatacgcaggcactcattagtataccttgtgagaaattcacccaaagattccttggacttctgcacgatgtcatggcattcaatgtgagtgcgcttgcgtggtctttgattatgatattgcagtaaaaactttgtccgcagatccataaacccggcaatactacccgccggcaatttattaaaccactcacgagcaataccctgtagtgccataggaaatatctgacacgcaaccggatccacccagccctgagtgcgcattgcgccctcgaaacgctgtaaaaaatcatctggatcggtcaggccattgtaagtacccaacgtgctaggtatctttggtgctgatggaaacggatatgcggttatatgcggaggaaacttgtcaaaggtagtcggtagctcgaagggtggtttaacaggatcccctttcaagttcgcaaagaaacgcttcatcatgtcctgaacaaagtcaggttgtgaaaataagtgaaccatatcaggaggtgcggcctgcatgaattgacttgcaagatttgcctgcccttgaacattttgccaaggttgaccctgcgtctgcggatataaccaaggctgctgcgttggaaaagagggatgacttgaagacgcagagtacacaggtggttgTAAAGGAAGCGAAGCCTGTGGtgcagatatctgcgaaacctgaggatacacacttaaaagcccaactgtatgcgctgtgctttgctgctgtgctgttatcggcgcccaatgagagtttgcatctgggatgacaccaaacccccaactattaagtaacgcctgcgcatccgcaggagttaaaaattgcgaaactgggcgcggtggttgccaaggttgcaacggtgtaaatgacgaattctgctgaatgctctgcgtatgcagaggtattgaaacagtggtactgtaaataggtacctggccgcagcaaaccacatgcggccccatTGTTCCACTGCTAGTGCatgccaagatgacccttggatccactgacgaaaagtccaaccgcgtggttgtgactggtgagtttgctcttggcggtgtaaccccgtctgaatatatcggcttgtacctctgaaagggttcgccggatataggtggagggtacatcgtgtaccccgcctgaatagccgcccccgtagtcataaccggtgtctgttgactaccagacggtgcgttctgaataTCTGTTtaggtatgttccgatgattcctcggaagtcatgatactgttaaagaaaaaattcaaaaattttgtaaataacgagtcatacaattcaaaaccttaaaagaaaaagcaattaaacagtcttgaattaattcgactctcaatgaaagcagcacttgatcatgcatattttaaccgtaaggtttaatatgcctgctcaatacataaagaggggtttaaggatcttagaacgtggctctccggtccggctaccgtgaataaccctggccgacatgatgatgtcggcggggtggctaagtgattaagtccacctccgatagcggtcgtcgatcaagaggccccaaataaggtcgtaggtactagcttacaaaagactaacctgttaaccttgaaaggatgctgaatgatgctgtttcacgtaatgtgtatcgtatgtgatggttacgtaatgtgccgtgtccggtaaatgatgattagggtttgtatttataggcaaaccctaattctagaaccgtcccagatcatgataatctcatccataactgactcccccgaatcacggatataattatggaaaagatatttacttgacagctaagcaaccgccgtaccgggaacaaaggcaatcgcacgccgcataccgcacacaagaacacgcatacgcacaataatgattgcccgcatacatatgtggtgcgcgtgcgggttgcggtatcattatctaGTTAAAAGGGTGTGGCCAGAATCAGAGACGGAATTTGGTATAATTCCATTCGAAAGATTCATTAGGATATTCTGCATCTCTTTTCTGTCGTCTTTTTTGCGTGAAAAGGGCCTAATAACGATCTTTTTGACATGAAAAAGAAGGAACAACATCCAAATGGTTGGTTTAGTGCCTTTGCTTTTACTTACTAGAATGAGTGAATTGTGGGTCCGTCGGTGTTTTATAGCCAATTGATCTAATTAGATTGCAATGAAATCCATGTTCATAGAAACAAAGTGGAACTTCCTTTATGTAAAGTGTAAAAAACAAGGAAACTGTTGAGGGATAATCACAAACATCAGTTTGTAAACATACTCCAATTTTCaatcctctttttttttttttgttcatttCCCTTTTAATTTCTAGTAAAAAACGTcggaattctttttttttttttttgaacggaagATTttcgcatcgaatactctcatttgcgacTCATTCACGCTAGGTAGGAAACTCCAAGGATTGACCCgggttgcttgacaactaatcgcggattccgggttgcttggcaactaatcgtggAAAAATCCTGAAGAAAACCTCCCCCTTATCGGAATTGAAACCGGGTTGTTTGTCAATTAATCGAGGGTCCCCCTACTAAGACTTGGAAACCACTCGGGCAATGCCTCGGTGGTTCCGAATTCTTTAATTTAGCTTTGTTTGATGAAGTACCTTTCTCCTTCAACAAATCAAACACATTTGCATTATTTGTTCTAGTTGAACCAATTACCAATTAGATCATAAGATAAAGATTCTAACAAAGAGAAATGACAAGTTCACAAAAGTTTTATAGAAATAGGTTTACAAAATTACATGTACTACGAGGTGTGTATGATACAGAACCAGAGCAAACTTCCTAAGTCCCCATTTGATTGAAACAAGTTAATTGACTCTTTTTGTGATAATTCTTTAGAGAATGCTCTTTTAACAAATCAAAACTCAATGTATCAATATTGCGTGCACTAAAAATAAACGGGCAATACTAACAAGTAGATTGATTAATCTTGAAAATCTGAAAATTCTAAGACTTAATTTGTGGCCTTCATATTTTTCTTAATTGGATTGGAATGCTCAACAAACATCAATAATCATAATCAATAAACCTAAAAAACATACGACTTCTTTTTAGCTTATTATCTTGCACCTCAATAAAATAAACTTCTGCAAACACAAAACAAAATTTATATCAAAATGTTGTATTTTCTAATTATACTTGCCTTATTAGATGAATGAGGGAGTTGAGAATTTCGTCTCTAATGATCTGAATTTGTTAAAAGAAAACATGTCTCAAACATGTTTTGAAGTTTGGGGTTATGCACAATCTTGAGTGTCACTTTATGGTATTAGGTTGAAATTTATATCATCAAAATGTTGAATAAAAGAGTAACAATTCATGGACCCTCCATACCAAAAGCTGATGTTACACATTCCATAACAAAATGTCTATCCAATCCATCATTTAATTGAAGAAACGCCAAATATTATGATTAGGTTTGCAATTTAGCCGCTCTTTACTCCTGTTTATAATTAATTGATCAATTTGAAATTTGATTTCAGTATGTATTTGGTACCTGCATAGCAGAATTTGGTTAGTGTTTGTTACAAAACCTAAAATTTAGGCACTTGTAATATACTAGTATAATTTTACACGTGATCTGTAATCATGTATAATTATTAGTTTGAATGAACAAGTTTTTTTAATTGATAGCATGCACAATAAGTGTTCGATAAAATGCACGAATGATATCTTAAAAAATTTAATCGTCAATGGTGTTTTGTTAGTATTTATTGTTACACTAGCTATTTTTTTTATTGTGTAATCGTCTCTAACACATGCAATATTGAATTTATAATGTGTAATCATGTTTAACACATGTACTTACTTGTCTAGCCACATTTTTATGTGAAGTCAATGATATATTGCAGGATCAAGTAGTGGAGCTAGAAGCACTAGATAAAATAAATTCGGGTATTCAAGTGGTGGATTCTGATTGCATGGTTTTATGTATTATCTGTATCTAATCACCTAATAAGTAACTTGTTAATTCAGAGGGTTGATTGATAGTGATCTATCAAAGCAACTAATTGTTGTAAGAAAGGCTGAATCAGAATTCTTTCTACATCAGAAGCAGCTAGCAGAGATCGAAGCCAAGGTTTACCTTCAATACAcagctgaatttttttttttttttttttttttttttgcaaacatATAAACCAACCCACACTATTTTCAACCACTAAATACACACACTTACTACCTCAAGTGAGGCTTGAACTCACTACGTCTTGGTTGATTAGTTCCTCACATACTGGTTAGGCCAAAAGTCCTTTGGTTTATTATTTTTCTTCATATCTTTCTAGTTTTTTACATATCGACAAGGGAGTTTGATACATTTAACGATTATAAAGAAATATGTACGCTTCAATGTATTGGAACCTTTGACATTATTTTCTAAGAGAGAGCTCTTCTAACTTACTTATACTAGTATATCACTTGGTCATTCTTAAATGGAAGTGGCGATACTTATCAAAACCGGATGATTTTTGGGTTTCGATTGTGAAATCCATTCATGGTAATCAATTCAACAAGCTATCACATAATGTATCGAGTATTTGGTCGAATATAGTTTCTTCTAGTGCCAAATATAGTAGTAACGACATTCTTCCAGTGAATTTATTTCGTTTAGAAGTGGGCGATGGTAAAAAAAATCAGCTTTTGGCACGATCATCGGAGTGGTAATGAAGCCTTCGTTTCTCGCTTTAATCGACTTTTTCACCTTGATGTTAACAATAATGATACCATTGCCGATAAGTATATTGATGGCGTGTGGAGATGGATGTGGTCCAGAGTGTCACTTGGTTCGCGAAATGATCAAGCACTGGATGATTTATCTAATGCGATTAGTAGTATAAATGTGTCCAGTCGTGAAGATCATTGGTCATGCCCTCTAGCTTCCGATGGTCTGTACACGGTCAAAATTGTTCGTGATTATGTGGATCGAATTATACTCCCTACTGTCACAACAAAAACTGGATGGTACAAATTCTTGCCTCGCAAAGTTACTGTTTTTCTTTGGAGATTTAGACTTGATTCGCTACCGGTTCGTTGGCTTTTATCCTCAAAAGGGATCGATATTAATTCCATTGTATGTCCCGTTTGTAACAATGGCGTCGAGACTCGTGATCATTTATTCTTTGGTTGTTCCTTGGCTTCGAATCTTTGGCGTTTATTACGGGTGTGGTTGAACTGTGCCATGCCGTCATTCTCGTCATGGGACACGTTTATTGTTTGGATTGAAGGCATCCAATTAACTAATGTTCAGAAGAAGAAAATTATTGCATCTGTGGTTACTTTATTGTGGGCGTTGTGGCGATTTCGAAACGGTGTTGTGTTTAATGATTCCTTTTGTAATATGAATAGTCTTTTTGATTTTATTAGATCGTTATCTTTTCGTTGGATTAAAAGTATGGGTCACTTAGTTTCTAATTGGAACTTATGGCTTGCTACTCCTTTGTAATTTCTCTCTTAGCGTCTTGCTAGGGAgcgtttcttatatatatattgtttggccgtcaaaaaaaaaaagtatatcACTTGGTCTAACAGCAGTGAGGTAACTCATCAACCTTAAGGTTGTAAATTCGATTCACGTGGTGGACTATTAATAAACATGTGTGTGTGTGGTTCTAAATAAAAATCACAAGTTATGATGCAAgcttgctgttaaaaaaaaaaaaaaaacacaagttAAGAGAGTTACAATAGGTTAGTCGCTTCTTTCAACTCAAAATGTAGCATCTTTGTGGCATCTCCAATCACTCTCTCCATATAGCCAAATAAACGTCATTTCTCCGTATATAAGTAAATAAGTCATAATCTAAAGTACCACATTTGTATTATATAATACGCTTTTTAGTGTCCGAAAGAAAACTTGGTCTCTCTACATAATGAATACATAAAGttgtgtttgataaaactgaatgatttacgtTAACTGATTCATGATTCAAAGTCCTTGAATAAGCTTGGTTCTGAATAGAAATAAGCTTTTTGATAAACATTTTTGAGTGAACGATATGAATTaggtaaaattaccttattaacgtgttacatGAATACAAAATTCGATATACTTATTTGTTAAGTGTTTTGGATATAGTTGGAGGAGGATATAACAGAAAATTTAGAAGTTTGATGGTTAAAAGAGTGTTTCAACTCTAAATGGTTCATCATGTTGGAGATTTTAGTGTCATCTAACAATCATTTTAGGTAATTGGGATTTACTTGAAAAGCAAGAGGTATCTTGTTATGCTTAACAACGGGTTACACTCTTTAGTTTATCAACCGAATTAAAACTGATTTTCCCTCCTGAAACTTAGTTCACTTGCTTTTCATTCCAAAATCACAGAAAACACGCATCCTCTCTAATTTTTTAGATTCGTATTGTTCTTGCCTGCAATCAAATCACGTTCTTGTCTTATCTCAATTTACATTTCATTATACTCGAGGCTTGTTGGGTCGAAATACTAAATTGAGAAAATGATTttgttaggaatttatggacccaacaacgaTAACCAATCAATAGATTGTgatcccacaaacgacaaacggacAAAATAAATGCAAGAAAAATAAAAGACACAAAAatttacgtggttatatgcaatcggtatgattgctttagtccacgggcaactagagagcttttttttatttattgattTTCGTACATAGGGTTACAGAATACAAagggtatatttatagtgctaatcaaaattaggaaacaaatcatataacttgctggccacgaacaatgtcgcgtttcgcgacaccccatCGCGGTACGCGATGAACTGCA
The window above is part of the Rutidosis leptorrhynchoides isolate AG116_Rl617_1_P2 chromosome 1, CSIRO_AGI_Rlap_v1, whole genome shotgun sequence genome. Proteins encoded here:
- the LOC139849486 gene encoding uncharacterized protein, whose amino-acid sequence is MVKKISFWHDHRSGNEAFVSRFNRLFHLDVNNNDTIADKYIDGVWRWMWSRVSLGSRNDQALDDLSNAISSINVSSREDHWSCPLASDGLYTVKIVRDYVDRIILPTVTTKTGWYKFLPRKVTVFLWRFRLDSLPVRWLLSSKGIDINSIVCPVCNNGVETRDHLFFGCSLASNLWRLLRVWLNCAMPSFSSWDTFIVWIEGIQLTNVQKKKIIASVVTLLWALWRFRNGVVFNDSFCNMNSLFDFIRSLSFRWIKSMGHLVSNWNLWLATPL